The following proteins come from a genomic window of Musa acuminata AAA Group cultivar baxijiao chromosome BXJ1-7, Cavendish_Baxijiao_AAA, whole genome shotgun sequence:
- the LOC135679398 gene encoding squamosa promoter-binding-like protein 16 → MDWDLKIPPWDLAELDRDAVPSLGSLVAGPTGGSAPRSPLSGPGCSIDLKLGGVGDSGSSYRWKDHPRISSTTMVSSSSGPSKRQRASSNASQIASCLVDGCKADLSKCREYHRRHKVCEAHSKTPVVLVGGQEQRFCQQCSRFHLLVEFDEVKRSCRKRLDGHNRRRRKPQPSSVNSGTKYLAYPQIFPPTSTESNWAGIVKTEDSTGYTQCTVADLIINRNPFLSDSSHRYSKERKQFPFLQESETSLSSISTLGSLVGQTHFMTSTMSGVGSSSNKMFSNGLSQVLHSDCALSLLSSPTQTSGIKLSHGMPSSDQIPMAEPLVPSLQYGNVTRYSHSAPRNVSPVEYSCSVMGNNHVSTVLASDDATDADIHCQSIFHIGDEGPSDGTSQALPFSWN, encoded by the exons ATGGACTGGGATCTGAAGATCCCCCCATGGGATTTGGCCGAATTGGATCGTGACGCCGTACCAAGCCTCGGCTCCTTGGTGGCCGGACCAACCGGCGGTTCTGCCCCGCGAAGCCCCTTGAGCGGTCCGGGTTGCTCCATCGATCTGAAGCTTGGGGGAGTGGGTGATTCTGGGTCATCATACAGGTGGAAGGACCACCCCAGGATCTCGTCTACGACGATGGTATCTTCATCTTCTGGTCCATCGAAGAGGCAACGGGCTTCGAGCAATGCGAGCCAGATTGCCTCGTGCTTGGTTGATGGGTGCAAAGCAGATCTTAGCAAGTGCAGGGAATACCACCGCCGCCACAAGGTCTGTGAGGCTCACTCCAAGACTCCTGTGGTTCTGGTCGGCGGCCAAGAGCAACGCTTCTGCCAGCAGTGCAGCAG ATTTCATTTGCTTGTAGAGTTTGATGAGGTAAAGCGTAGCTGCAGGAAGCGTCTTGATGGACACAACAGACGTCGAAGGAAACCCCAGCCGAGTTCTGTAAATTCAG GAACCAAATACTTGGCATACCCTCAAATCTTTCCACCCACCTCAACAGAATCAAACTGGGCTGGAATTGTCAAAACAGAGGACAGCACAGGATATACACAGTGCACAGTTGCAGATCTCATCATCAACAGGAACCCTTTTCTTTCCGACTCTTCTCACCGCTACAGCAAGGAAAGAAAGCAGTTCCCTTTCTTGCAAGAGAGCGAGACCAGCCTCAGCAGCATAAGCACACTTGGATCTTTAGTAGGCCAAACACATTTTATGACAAGCACCATGTCTGGAgtcggcagcagcagcaacaagatGTTCTCCAATGGGCTATCCCAAGTACTCCACTCCGAttgtgctctctctcttctgtcatcGCCGACACAGACATCGGGCATCAAACTAAGCCATGGTATGCCATCATCTGATCAAATCCCCATGGCTGAGCCTCTTGTTCCAAGTTTGCAGTATGGCAATGTCACACGGTACTCTCACTCTGCACCAAGAAATGTTTCACCGGTGGAATACTCGTGTTCGGTCATGGGCAACAATCATGTGAGCACTGTCTTGGCTTCCGATGATGCTACCGATGCTGATATCCATTGTCAGAGTATATTTCATATCGGGGACGAAGGCCCCTCCGATGGGACCTCTCAAGCTCTTCCCTTCTCTTGGAATTAG
- the LOC135679399 gene encoding uncharacterized protein LOC135679399 — MTGGDQPSRLLYELCALLLEVLRTPHLAPPPADAPSRPPVDAATARRRVPTRMSPARFASLLLGASLALMLCGFVTFLIGFILMPWVVGLVILFYFVGIVSNLPGLGRAILSPGSGPSSPKEMPDHGDGNYVPWRIALILP; from the exons ATGACGGGAGGCGACCAGCCATCGCGGCTTCTCTACGAGCTCTGCGCTCTCCTCCTCGAGGTCCTCCGCACCCCTCACCTCGCGCCCCCGCCTGCCGACGCACCCTCGCGGCCACCGGTTGATGCGGCGACGGCGAGGAGGCGGGTGCCGACACGGATGTCGCCGGCACGGTTCGCCTCTCTCCTCCTCGGGGCGTCGCTGGCGTTGATGCTCTGCGGGTTCGTCACGTTCCTGATCGGGTTCATACTGATGCCCTGGGTAGTTGGGCTCGTGATCCTGTTCTACTTCGTGGGGATCGTCTCGAATCTGCCCGGGTTGGGAAGGGCCATCCTTAGCCCCGGTAGTGGCCCCTCAAGCCCCAAGGAAATGCCAG ATCATGGAGACGGTAACTATGTACCTTGGAGGATCGCCTTGATTCTTCCTTGA
- the LOC103992994 gene encoding triacylglycerol lipase 2-like gives MGFRRWLLVITFVLSMGFHCELAGAHGRRQLLQSLEPPDDGVCTAVVSPQGYECQEYEVKTQDGYILTMHRIPQGRGGGSAGKRQPVLLQHGVLMDGLTWLLNPPQQSLAFVLADNGFDVWITHGRGTRWSRRHESLDTSNPAYWAWSWDELASFDLPATVGFVFRKTGQKLHYVGHSMGTLTALSAFSEGKLVDKIKSAALLTPVAYLTYMTTPIGRAAASAFSGEMLGALGVGEFDPKGAVGTNYLEFVCAMPGVNCYDLMASFTGPNCCLNYSTVDMYLKYELQPTSVRTLVHFLQTIRSGVITKYDYGSSMANMVAYGQSSPPEYHMPNIPHHLPLLLSYGGGDMLSDVKDVQLLLKDLRNHDADKLVAQLVKEYAHLDFVMGVNAKQVVYDGLIAFFGKHS, from the exons ATGGGATTCCGTCGCTGGCTTCTCGTCATCACCTTCGTCCTCTCCATGGGCTTCCATTGCGAGCTGGCCGGAGCTCACGGACGACGGCAGCTGCTGCAGAGCCTCGAGCCTCCGGATGACGGCGTGTGCACCGCCGTGGTGAGCCCTCAGGGTTACGAGTGCCAGGAATATGAG GTGAAGACGCAAGATGGGTACATACTGACCATGCACAGGATCCCACAAGGACGAGGAGGCGGCAGCGCGGGGAAGAGGCAGCCTGTGCTGCTCCAACATGGAGTCCTCATG GACGGGTTGACATGGCTTCTGAATCCACCTCAACAATCACTGGCTTTCGTACTTGCAGACAACGGATTCGATGTCTGGATCACACACGGCAGGGGCACCAGGTGGAGCCGTCGCCATGAGTCTCTCGATACATCAAACCCG GCTTATTGGGCGTGGTCATGGGATGAGTTGGCCAGCTTTGATTTGCCTGCCACTGTGGGTTTTGTATTCCGGAAAACTGGGCAGAAGCTGCACTATGTTGGTCACTCCATG GGAACTCTGACAGCTCTATCAGCATTCTCCGAGGGGAAGCTGGTGGATAAGATCAAGTCAGCTGCCCTTTTGACTCCGGTGGCCTATCTGACTTACATGACAACTCCAATCGGAAGAGCTGCAGCCAGCGCATTCTCAGGAGAA ATGTTGGGAGCACTTGGAGTGGGAGAATTTGATCCTAAAGG GGCAGTCGGAACCAATTATTTGGAGTTCGTCTGCGCTATGCCGGGGGTGAACTGCTACGACCTTATGGCATCATTCACAG GACCAAACTGCTGCCTCAATTACTCCACCGTTGACATGTACTTGAAGTATGAACTCCAGCCGACATCCGTGAGGACACTCGTCCATTTTTTACAGA CAATCAGAAGTGGAGTGATAACAAAATACGACTACGGGAGCAGTATGGCCAACATGGTTGcgtatgggcagagcagcccaccCGAGTACCACATGCCCAACATTCCGCAccacctgccgctgctgctcaGCTACGGCGGCGGTGACATGCTGTCGGACGTCAAGGACGTGCAGCTGCTGTTGAAAGATCTCCGCAACCATGACGCCGACAAGCTCGTGGCTCAGCTGGTGAAGGAGTACGCACATCTGGACTTCGTGATGGGGGTGAATGCCAAGCAGGTCGTATACGACGGCCTCATCGCATTCTTCGGCAAACACAGTTGA
- the LOC103992590 gene encoding uncharacterized protein LOC103992590, whose translation MADWGPVFVAVVLFVLLSPGLLFQIPGKGRLVEFGTLQTSGIAIFVHSIIFFALTAIFILAVGVHVYTG comes from the coding sequence atggcggaCTGGGGTCCGGTGTTCGTGGCGGTGGTGCTCTTCGTGCTGCTCTCCCCGGGCTTGCTGTTCCAGATCCCAGGCAAGGGGCGGCTGGTCGAGTTCGGCACCCTCCAGACCAGCGGCATCGCCATCTTCGTCCACTCCATCATCTTCTTCGCCCTCACCGCCATCTTCATCCTCGCCGTCGGCGTCCACGTCTACACTGGCTAG